In one window of Pseudomonadota bacterium DNA:
- a CDS encoding S8 family serine peptidase — protein sequence MQVLPTSPVFDPRPIAPRADPPARTIVTDTDGTEYATQQLLIVFASDATPDERKSTLRSLGATVSKRFARQPDLLLVQFDDFSVPEAIALLSQEASVSRIEKNLVYRPSRVIPSDPLFEDQYALDNVGQFGGQADADIDAPEAWQLSTGTRDFVIGIIDSGMDYTHPDLLANLWRNPGEIEGNGIDDDGNGYIDDIHGIDAVRNIGDPQDAESHGTHIAGVIGAEANNGEGITGILWNSQIAACRFIEADGFGLLADAVTCLDYFADLRRAGVNVRITNNSWGGPASPTLLQAISRHEDLDIIFVTAAGNDAVDIDTQPDYPAAYANSNVISVASTTVFDLLSLSSNTGALSVDLGAPGSSILSTAPGGSYRQENGTSFAAPHVAGAAGFVLSFDPEASGRTVREILFAAVDPLPDLAGRTVTGGRLRLPGFEVDRDADGLPDLYELREGFDTDDPSDGPADDDGDGLSNREEFAAGTSPRSPDTDGDGLDDRRELVDLLTDPLSPDSDGDGLDDRREVEELLTDPLDVDSDDDSLSDAREVEELLTNPNAFDTDGDGLPDGYEVSISLDPLRDDSAEDPDDDGLSNLGEFQADTDPFDPDTDDDELDDNTEVTVAGTDPNQPDTDNDGTPDGWEVRFALNPLDLRDASTDLDGDLVSAFGEFQGDTAPNDPRDIPAGQTWTSMSGDARQGADRPIVARVDQMSVRWVASSTAANIEGSILIDGALVTGAGGLSAFSLVDGTVLWQNPAGSGRGVGTVGELIVRDGSSEVTTWDLTTGEQVASWPIRPQGSPNGEAVLEGSRFYYMDGFPGFGERLQATDVLTGELLWSAPIAATGDLAANGKHVLSITREGNLTALDPETGVIQYTMDIPSCERTGDVQVLIDRRGEAAYGIQRGSCVSKFDLSSGDVLWQQQIQGRLTFTAAITSHGLAISGGAGILMLDPTDGSQVWEWDSGGQLIDSFVAAENALFLDVREFVVTVDVQTGAELNRGFDDLFMTGGLLLGTDGTLFETSRGVAIDLWGDTDGDGLPDYWERANGFDRLDRADGDTDEDGDGLTRGQEFALGTAPEDPDTDNDDLDDGLEVNEFGTSPLEPDSDFDYIDDGVELNVLGTDPTDADTDGDGFQDGDERDVFATDPLDASSTPEQQLAYEESFEAGFPPAWRTPFDAGRAWEVGPGGTDGTFELVAPQAPDLQNTVAEFVLFTTIGELAFDAAGDRSGELRVYVNGVQRARINDSTTTRVRLPLAPGQHRIRLEFNGFLPDGEAMARVDALEFTALGNIAQHIGSLLYAGSELLELTVGDQLVRQPLLFPNSAFSSEVAFSNDHRVIFGNEEGLWLFDPLTSFSVLIELTGGPKVIASGTRLYRNLNEPGLAYYDLASDEFGSLSLQDSYRDLAVDGTGNVFALASSGTLITVLSPTGQPLRTLEFAPNVPMARQLAVSELSEVFIASDDEIIALSQVGEVIARLTFDADDLDYRPGEGLIALNGTLVTFIDPTTFSVRSSALPSCCGQLAVVPASGPDSDGDGIADWWESLNGLNSANADDAGSDDDGDGVTALGEFLAGADPLVADTDGDGLDDGQELMLASSSARADTDRDELDDALEANELGTSPTLADTDGDGLDDGVEALATRTDPLARDSDGDGFDDGFELTNAFAPLDATDLTTDRDGDGYSIAQELALGTDWRRYDSDDDGLSDRDEIEEYGTHPLIADSDDDDLPDGWEVMTGTSPTVAATPGELADDGDGDGFSLLEEYASGSDPRDATDRPYTPTFSSDGSNSDGRRHLPVSVAQPSQFAVAWSRFVADEAGGAGNLNQRLTTGPGSLIVAVSGSSVSLDPRDGATRWVLPRTPLHTFRGRELVELDTLTATLRQPLTGTGLAARGYERGSLSPAGVSLAGATAFVPTTDIFGGLALISVEDLRARERGLLIDALHPVSVRSDGAGTLIGEPARYFDDSLYTFHPTGRELRRFPLEDVDSNTAPQPVLSAERSVLYITRSDELVRMDTRTGEQVWRTGGVESSPAPSAGATAAYVTAASGGILAVALSNGDILWNASVPGTLRSIVSTLDFVFVSNNSQTIVLDARTGEEVWVLDQGGTLALGNDARLYALWDGVVTAVDLAPRGENDTVPQAWAARYPTESVQPAMDFDGDGLTTEQEFAAGSAPNHIDTDGDGLSDDEEYLSLHTRPDRIDSDGDGVGDLDELLLALTDPLLSDTDGDTLDDWLEWSVLGTDPRQTDSDGDRLTDDREIWFNTDPLDSASLPTFIAWPVESFEDGRLPPGWRANDNDAIEFITDSPLGHQTLSLAVSVATAPKIRYLEVRGLFQEGVLRWNEDHFVIPSVTFDGQPAAIVRNRAVAVSNGYHVLRFEWSIGDALPSTFDRFVNVPGADYDEDLIPDEWENSFQLAALENDGHDFDGDGLDTLEEYFLGTDPFGANGAPLLAAVSPTDADQPMPAEEPPPDPPPPPEEPPPEEEEEPPPEEMDDQDAAPPDSSSPPPTGGGGAPSNGGGSAGGGGGLGSELLVLVLLLMVTSRTNSPERRHWT from the coding sequence GTGCAAGTTCTACCGACGTCACCTGTCTTTGATCCCCGGCCGATTGCACCGCGCGCCGACCCGCCAGCACGCACGATCGTCACCGACACGGACGGTACGGAGTACGCCACCCAACAGCTCCTTATCGTTTTCGCGTCCGATGCAACACCGGATGAGCGCAAGTCTACTCTGCGCTCCCTAGGCGCCACAGTCAGCAAACGATTCGCGCGACAGCCAGATCTGCTGCTGGTTCAGTTTGACGATTTCTCGGTCCCCGAAGCCATCGCACTGCTCTCGCAGGAGGCAAGTGTCAGTCGCATCGAGAAGAACCTCGTCTATCGTCCCAGTCGGGTCATCCCAAGCGATCCTCTCTTCGAAGATCAGTATGCGCTCGACAATGTAGGTCAGTTCGGCGGCCAGGCGGACGCGGACATCGATGCGCCGGAGGCCTGGCAGCTATCCACCGGCACCCGCGATTTCGTCATCGGTATCATCGACAGTGGGATGGACTATACCCACCCGGACCTGCTGGCCAATCTCTGGCGCAACCCAGGGGAGATCGAAGGCAATGGAATCGATGATGATGGCAACGGTTACATCGATGACATCCACGGGATCGATGCGGTACGCAACATAGGTGACCCTCAGGATGCCGAGAGCCATGGCACTCACATCGCGGGAGTGATCGGAGCGGAGGCGAACAACGGAGAGGGTATCACCGGGATCCTCTGGAACTCGCAGATCGCAGCCTGCCGATTCATCGAAGCCGATGGCTTCGGGCTCCTCGCAGACGCCGTGACGTGCCTCGACTACTTCGCCGACTTGCGCCGTGCTGGAGTAAACGTACGGATCACCAACAACTCATGGGGCGGCCCCGCATCCCCTACCCTGCTCCAGGCGATCTCTCGGCACGAGGATCTGGATATCATCTTCGTGACGGCTGCCGGCAATGATGCTGTCGATATCGACACGCAACCCGACTACCCCGCCGCCTATGCGAACAGCAATGTCATCTCGGTAGCATCGACGACCGTCTTCGATCTCCTGTCACTCAGCTCGAACACAGGAGCGCTCAGCGTCGATCTTGGCGCTCCGGGCAGCTCGATACTCAGCACCGCTCCAGGGGGCTCGTACCGTCAGGAAAACGGCACGTCCTTCGCTGCACCGCACGTAGCGGGCGCCGCAGGCTTCGTGCTCTCTTTCGATCCAGAGGCCTCCGGGCGAACAGTCCGGGAAATCTTGTTCGCTGCGGTGGATCCGCTGCCTGACCTCGCTGGCCGCACGGTGACCGGCGGGCGCCTGCGACTGCCGGGCTTCGAGGTAGATCGCGATGCCGACGGCTTACCGGATCTCTACGAACTCAGAGAAGGTTTCGATACGGATGATCCAAGCGATGGTCCGGCAGATGATGATGGTGACGGGCTCTCGAACAGGGAGGAATTCGCCGCTGGGACGTCACCCCGGTCGCCGGATACGGATGGAGACGGATTGGACGATCGCCGTGAACTGGTTGATTTGCTCACCGATCCACTGTCACCAGATAGCGATGGGGACGGCTTGGATGATCGCCGTGAGGTGGAGGAGCTGCTCACCGATCCTCTCGATGTCGACTCCGACGACGACTCGCTGAGTGATGCGCGGGAAGTCGAGGAGTTGCTCACCAACCCTAACGCCTTCGATACGGATGGGGATGGCCTCCCGGACGGGTACGAGGTCAGCATCAGCCTCGATCCGCTTCGCGACGACAGTGCCGAGGATCCAGACGACGACGGACTGAGCAACCTGGGCGAGTTTCAAGCAGACACCGATCCCTTCGACCCGGACACCGACGACGACGAGCTGGATGACAACACCGAGGTGACGGTTGCAGGTACCGACCCGAATCAACCGGACACAGACAATGATGGAACACCCGACGGGTGGGAGGTCCGGTTCGCGCTGAATCCCCTCGATCTGAGGGATGCCAGCACAGACCTGGACGGCGACCTGGTGAGCGCCTTCGGTGAGTTCCAAGGGGATACGGCACCGAATGATCCACGCGACATCCCAGCGGGACAAACCTGGACGAGCATGAGCGGGGATGCACGCCAGGGTGCCGATCGGCCAATCGTCGCGCGCGTCGATCAGATGTCCGTACGCTGGGTCGCTAGTTCCACGGCAGCGAACATCGAAGGCAGCATACTGATTGATGGCGCATTGGTCACCGGCGCGGGCGGCCTTTCGGCGTTCAGCCTCGTAGACGGAACGGTGCTCTGGCAAAACCCGGCGGGTTCGGGGCGCGGTGTTGGCACCGTAGGTGAGTTGATCGTCCGCGATGGGAGTTCAGAAGTGACCACCTGGGACCTGACGACCGGGGAACAGGTCGCCAGCTGGCCCATCCGGCCTCAGGGCTCGCCCAACGGAGAAGCCGTGCTCGAGGGTAGCCGCTTCTACTACATGGATGGATTTCCAGGGTTCGGCGAGCGGCTGCAGGCCACAGACGTATTGACAGGTGAACTACTGTGGAGTGCACCGATTGCCGCGACGGGTGACCTAGCGGCAAACGGGAAGCACGTCCTCAGCATCACCCGAGAGGGCAATCTCACCGCCCTTGACCCGGAGACCGGCGTTATTCAGTACACCATGGACATCCCGAGTTGCGAGCGAACTGGCGATGTCCAGGTCCTCATCGACCGGCGCGGCGAGGCGGCGTACGGGATCCAACGTGGAAGCTGCGTATCGAAGTTTGATCTCAGTAGCGGCGACGTCCTCTGGCAACAGCAGATTCAAGGGCGTCTCACGTTCACGGCCGCGATCACCAGTCACGGCTTAGCGATTTCCGGTGGCGCCGGCATCCTGATGCTCGACCCGACAGACGGCAGTCAGGTGTGGGAATGGGATAGCGGTGGGCAACTGATCGATAGCTTCGTTGCGGCAGAGAACGCGCTATTCCTCGATGTCAGGGAGTTCGTCGTCACCGTCGATGTGCAGACAGGCGCCGAGCTCAATCGGGGCTTCGATGACCTGTTCATGACCGGCGGACTGCTCCTGGGTACGGACGGAACGTTGTTCGAAACCAGCAGGGGCGTTGCCATCGACCTGTGGGGCGACACCGACGGGGACGGACTTCCGGATTACTGGGAACGAGCGAACGGTTTCGATCGTCTGGATCGTGCTGACGGTGACACCGATGAGGATGGTGACGGCCTTACGCGCGGTCAGGAATTCGCCCTCGGCACCGCCCCGGAGGACCCGGATACAGACAACGATGACCTCGACGATGGTCTGGAGGTCAACGAGTTCGGCACCTCACCGCTGGAGCCTGACTCGGACTTCGACTACATCGACGATGGCGTGGAGTTGAACGTACTAGGTACCGACCCAACGGACGCCGATACGGATGGCGATGGCTTCCAGGACGGCGATGAGCGCGACGTCTTCGCCACTGACCCTCTGGATGCAAGCTCTACGCCAGAACAACAGCTCGCCTACGAGGAGAGCTTCGAAGCGGGCTTCCCGCCCGCATGGCGCACGCCCTTCGACGCAGGTCGCGCCTGGGAGGTAGGCCCAGGAGGCACAGACGGCACCTTCGAGCTCGTCGCACCGCAGGCGCCTGACCTTCAGAACACCGTTGCCGAATTCGTTCTCTTTACAACCATAGGAGAGCTTGCCTTCGACGCCGCCGGCGACAGGTCCGGTGAGCTGCGGGTATACGTCAACGGCGTGCAGAGGGCGCGCATCAACGACAGCACCACTACCCGAGTCCGTCTGCCCTTGGCGCCAGGTCAGCACCGGATCAGACTTGAGTTCAATGGGTTCCTCCCCGACGGGGAAGCGATGGCTCGTGTCGATGCGCTCGAGTTCACCGCCCTTGGGAACATCGCGCAGCACATCGGTAGCCTGCTCTACGCCGGATCTGAGCTGCTCGAGCTGACGGTTGGGGACCAGCTTGTCCGGCAGCCGTTGCTGTTTCCCAACTCCGCGTTCTCCTCCGAAGTCGCCTTTTCCAACGACCATCGCGTGATCTTCGGTAACGAGGAGGGCCTCTGGCTGTTCGACCCCCTGACGAGCTTCTCAGTGTTGATCGAGTTAACGGGGGGCCCGAAGGTGATCGCGAGCGGCACCCGCCTCTACCGCAATCTGAACGAACCGGGCCTTGCCTACTACGATCTCGCCTCGGACGAGTTCGGGTCACTCAGTCTGCAGGACTCCTACCGGGACCTCGCCGTCGACGGCACGGGTAACGTCTTCGCACTGGCTTCCTCCGGTACCTTGATCACGGTGCTCTCTCCCACCGGGCAGCCCCTGCGGACCCTCGAGTTCGCACCCAACGTGCCGATGGCCCGCCAGCTTGCAGTGAGCGAGCTCAGCGAGGTGTTCATTGCCAGCGACGATGAGATCATCGCCTTGAGTCAGGTGGGCGAGGTGATCGCTCGCTTGACCTTCGATGCGGATGATCTGGACTACCGACCAGGTGAGGGGCTGATAGCCCTCAACGGCACCCTGGTGACCTTTATAGACCCCACCACGTTTTCCGTGCGTTCGTCAGCGCTGCCCAGCTGCTGCGGCCAGCTCGCGGTGGTACCGGCTAGCGGGCCCGATAGTGATGGTGACGGCATAGCCGATTGGTGGGAAAGCCTGAACGGCCTCAACAGCGCCAACGCCGACGACGCGGGCAGCGACGATGACGGCGATGGCGTCACTGCCCTGGGGGAGTTCCTCGCTGGCGCAGACCCGTTGGTCGCGGACACGGACGGCGATGGGCTGGACGACGGCCAGGAGCTCATGCTGGCGTCGTCCTCCGCCCGTGCCGACACTGATCGAGACGAGCTGGATGACGCACTCGAAGCCAACGAGTTAGGCACATCGCCTACGCTCGCGGACACGGACGGCGACGGCTTGGACGACGGCGTCGAGGCTCTCGCTACGCGCACAGACCCCCTCGCTCGCGATAGCGATGGGGACGGCTTCGACGATGGCTTCGAACTCACCAACGCCTTCGCCCCTCTGGATGCCACAGACCTCACGACCGATCGTGATGGTGACGGCTATTCGATCGCCCAGGAGCTCGCGCTCGGAACCGACTGGCGTCGCTACGACAGTGATGACGACGGTCTTTCCGACCGCGATGAGATCGAGGAGTACGGTACCCACCCGCTGATCGCCGACAGTGACGACGATGATCTACCTGACGGTTGGGAAGTCATGACTGGGACATCACCCACGGTAGCGGCGACACCGGGCGAACTCGCCGACGACGGCGATGGCGATGGGTTCAGCCTGCTTGAGGAATACGCGAGCGGCAGCGACCCGAGGGATGCCACCGACAGGCCCTACACCCCGACCTTCAGCAGTGACGGCAGCAACTCCGACGGTCGCCGGCACTTACCGGTATCTGTTGCACAACCGTCCCAATTCGCGGTGGCGTGGAGTCGCTTCGTTGCGGATGAGGCCGGTGGAGCCGGCAACCTGAACCAGCGTCTCACCACTGGACCGGGCAGCCTGATCGTAGCGGTGAGCGGAAGCAGTGTCTCCCTCGATCCTCGGGATGGCGCCACCCGATGGGTGCTCCCGCGGACTCCCTTGCACACCTTCCGTGGCCGCGAATTAGTCGAGCTGGATACCTTGACAGCAACGCTCAGGCAGCCCTTGACGGGCACCGGGCTCGCCGCGCGAGGCTATGAGCGCGGGAGCCTGTCCCCAGCGGGAGTATCGCTGGCAGGTGCTACCGCGTTCGTTCCCACTACGGACATCTTCGGCGGGCTGGCACTCATATCCGTGGAAGACCTCAGGGCCCGCGAACGTGGCTTGTTGATCGATGCTCTCCATCCTGTTTCCGTCCGCAGCGACGGCGCTGGCACGCTGATCGGTGAACCAGCGCGGTACTTCGATGACAGTTTGTATACCTTCCATCCCACGGGGCGTGAGCTACGCAGATTCCCGTTGGAGGACGTTGACAGCAACACGGCGCCGCAGCCCGTCCTGTCGGCTGAGCGAAGCGTCCTGTACATCACTCGCAGCGACGAACTGGTGCGGATGGACACACGCACCGGTGAGCAAGTGTGGCGTACCGGTGGCGTCGAAAGCAGCCCGGCACCGTCTGCAGGGGCAACTGCCGCCTACGTGACCGCCGCTAGCGGCGGTATCCTTGCCGTCGCACTGAGCAATGGCGACATCCTCTGGAACGCCAGTGTTCCCGGCACCTTGCGCAGCATCGTCAGTACGCTCGATTTCGTATTCGTCTCGAACAACTCCCAGACCATCGTGCTGGATGCTCGAACGGGCGAGGAGGTCTGGGTGCTGGATCAGGGTGGTACCCTTGCCCTCGGCAACGATGCCCGCCTCTATGCGCTCTGGGACGGTGTCGTGACCGCCGTCGATTTAGCGCCGCGTGGAGAGAACGACACCGTGCCGCAAGCGTGGGCTGCACGCTATCCCACCGAGTCCGTTCAACCGGCGATGGACTTCGATGGCGATGGACTCACCACTGAGCAGGAGTTCGCCGCGGGCAGTGCACCTAACCACATCGATACCGATGGCGACGGACTAAGTGACGATGAGGAATACCTCTCGCTGCACACCCGGCCGGATCGCATCGATAGCGACGGGGACGGGGTCGGTGATCTCGACGAGCTGCTCCTCGCACTGACTGATCCGCTCCTGAGCGACACGGACGGCGATACCCTCGATGACTGGCTCGAATGGTCGGTCCTGGGCACCGATCCACGGCAAACCGACAGCGACGGGGACCGCCTTACGGACGATCGCGAAATATGGTTCAACACCGACCCGCTGGACAGCGCCTCCTTGCCGACGTTCATTGCGTGGCCGGTGGAGTCCTTCGAGGACGGGCGTTTGCCGCCTGGCTGGCGAGCCAACGACAACGATGCGATCGAGTTCATCACCGACTCACCACTGGGTCACCAAACCCTAAGCCTGGCCGTATCCGTCGCGACGGCCCCTAAGATCCGCTACCTCGAAGTCCGGGGCTTGTTCCAGGAGGGCGTGCTGCGCTGGAACGAGGATCACTTCGTCATTCCATCCGTTACTTTCGATGGGCAGCCAGCGGCGATAGTCAGAAACCGGGCAGTAGCCGTGAGCAACGGCTACCACGTACTGCGCTTCGAATGGAGCATAGGCGACGCGCTACCCTCGACCTTCGACCGTTTCGTCAATGTCCCTGGGGCTGATTACGATGAAGACCTAATTCCCGACGAGTGGGAAAACAGCTTTCAGCTGGCCGCGCTGGAGAACGACGGACACGACTTCGACGGAGATGGCCTGGACACCCTTGAGGAGTACTTCCTCGGCACAGACCCCTTCGGTGCAAACGGCGCCCCGCTGCTAGCGGCTGTCAGCCCAACGGACGCAGATCAACCCATGCCGGCTGAGGAACCCCCACCCGATCCTCCGCCGCCGCCGGAAGAGCCGCCTCCGGAGGAAGAGGAGGAGCCCCCACCGGAAGAAATGGATGATCAAGACGCGGCGCCCCCAGACTCATCCTCGCCGCCACCCACGGGCGGCGGCGGCGCGCCAAGTAACGGCGGGGGCAGCGCCGGGGGCGGCGGGGGCCTTGGCAGTGAGCTGTTGGTGCTTGTCCTCCTGCTCATGGTCACCAGTCGTACTAACTCACCAGAGCGAAGGCACTGGACCTGA